ATGCCAGTAAGTATTAACAATGTTTGGACCAGAGTCTTCTAAACTTCGAAAAGATACTAGAAAATCGGTGAGAGGTATGAGTTTTAATTCCGAAAGTACTAGACGGGCATTGCGAAAACGAGATCATACCATACGAAGAAGCAATGCAAATGCCAATAATAACCCAATAGAGCCAGAAACCGTGATCCCAGGTCAAATCCCAGACCCGGTTAAGGATGTTTATGCGGCTAAAATGTCAGTTAGTACTATAGATGTAAAATGGCAACAAGACATTGTGTTAGAATAATATAACAGAATAGGAGAAGAAGTGAGTTATACGTATTGGAagccattttaattttttttttttttttgctctcTTAAcggaaataaaaagaaaatgtattattattctgctattattttgtcaaaaaatatgttttctatctaacatttttatttaaaaaaaaatattttactgtaccgggcctattttatattcaaCTATGTCtttttatgagttgaatggtgGAGAATATTTCATTCAATATTCTCCACAATACTAAAAATGCAAAACATTCACTATTTGTTTATGACAATAATAAGATCGTTTGATAGTAGTACACGTCTACCAAACACCATGTGATCCACAATCGTCCAaccaaatgacaagaatctattTAGGTGTGTTTTATACAATGTTCATACACTTTTTAAACTTGCTACCTAtactaaaaatatttatataaatataattttacaatcCTTTTTTTATGCTTTTAATGTCTAAATtcattgaataataatataatataagtttAACTTCCATTGTTTGTGTATATTgcttgtaatatttttttcttatgttacttgcatattgtttaattattttgaccaaataaatgaacgAATGACCTCTGAATATTTTTGGAAGCAAAGATATTTTTTgagatttaaattttataaaatattaatttttacttGTTGTTAATTGTGGtttgtgtaatgtattattaaattatttttaacaacttGCTTGTGTGTGTCTGTTTGTATTTAGCATAAATAATGCTATGATTTTGTAAATGCATATTCAGTTAAGGGGAAAATCAGCACGGTGGTGATGTTACAaaagttgtcaaaacaatatagattaataataataatgatatcctggatttatatagcgccgaATGTCGTGAAATCTCTAACCGCTAAACATTATTACCCGTCATTTTTTGtgtggatcaaacacgtatggaaacataatcccataatgcagctaggaatcagcgcaaagttgtgtcttgatctaaccgggtacccatttatacacctgagTAGAGAAGAGGCAAACCTATAGGCAAAGTAttttgcctaaggatacaagcaatgcgccAGCGTTGGATTCCaacctcgatctcacgatcaaTAGTCcgatgtccaacacactgcggcACACGCCCTCACTTGATTATCTTCTAGAAAGTAGGAAACCTTTTGTCATTTCCCCCTGACTGTAATACCTGAGGATGTACATTATGcggaaaatattttaaatgtttcttCCCATGTCAAAACGATTTCTCCGTAAAACCTTTTTCCCCACTATGCGAGTATTATCGCGCGAATCGAACATTTCTAAATTCAATTAAATGAACtaactgattttttttatttaaaaaaaaacacataaacaTACCATTGACAAAAGGTGAAAAGATTTAGTTAAAAGAAACTATCAAAGCTTAACAAAGCTTGCATAAGAAATAGTATAATTACGAAATAACTCCTAAagcatattaaaataaacatatacaacATATAAGTTGTAGCTTAGGCCTAAATAGTTTAATAGTAGACGAACATTCGCCCATGTAAAACTGAACATAAAGTAATGAGCAAATAAACTGATATATTCAACTTTATAATGGGTAACCCTTCCAGCTGagcactatttttttttttgcattcgCAACGTactttattcaaaatattaaataataggcctatataccaaAAGAAACAGGTGCTTGACAGTTTGGTAACCATTTAAATGTAAAGTACATAATAATTATGCCAGacaacattaaaaaacaaaacaaaagacaACATGATGGGACACTCCTCTGTGGGAAAAGGGAAAAATTCCCATCTACTTTTAATAGTGACGCACATAAGCGCGATCACCAATCAAAGTGACCACCACATCAATAATATCAGTTTATATTCAGAGGCTTTAATTCCAATTAAATGCCTGCtagaaaaatatattgaaattacagtacattgagcattttacagtattatactataaacataaacaatatatatatatataatataataataaaattatacaatttaattttataatgaacCTACTATtccaaatatataaattatatttaggtATGTGTATAACATTCTTTATACTATTATTTATCTAACCCTAACTCTAACCCTAACCCAattatttgttgatataaactttgcggtacaccacgtgtatgagttctgaaaataactgttgagtttctcgacgtttcgactAATATGAGAACGATCAAAgaatattgatcgaaacgtcgagaaactcaacagttcttttcagaactaatacacgtggtgtaccgcaaactttatatgaacattagatttcgccatgcaaaccttcaaacaatatttaaaccaattattattttattttgtgatttgATAAATTTTGACACTTTGTCAAGAAACGTTAGGCTCTGTCTCACgatcaaacaaaaaatgtgatgtggcaaataccaaaatatttatacttaagaacataattatcattattagatATCACCTTTTAGGTAGATTCAATTCCTTATTGAATCTCACCGTACGTTACAATATTGTCATAGAAAACAAGTAGCACAGAAcgaaaacaaactaaaaatgtttacaaaaaaaaccaaaaaacgCCACGTGATatgtaattaaccaatcaaattgcaagaatacaaaCAGGTGTATAGGCAGGCTAAAGTGCGTGTTTGTGTGAAATTgtgtacagtataggcctacatatgaCATACTTTGCAAAAGATACAACTTCATTCACTTGTCGAGTTTGACATCTGACAGTTGGACACCTTCAATATTATTATCTACTTGCTGATTTTGATCTGCGCTATTAAAGTATTTCTTCATAGACAAATCTCTTTTACCAAGAGCAGATACCACACCGTGTGAATGGAAGGTCTTACCTCGTGTGACCTTAGTACGTGTGGATTTTGAAGAAGTCGGTCCAAACATTGTTAATAGCACAGGCATAACGAATAACCCGTGATACAACCCAAATACAATCACCAAAAAAAGAGTTTTAAACAATGTACGGAATATATAATAGTCCGAGAAAGCTAAGACAAGAACCCCGAGAATTGTTGAAACGGCACCTTGCAGCATGGGCATGCCTAGTAGAAACAAAGCATTGTTCATCCGGTCTTCCTTAGTGCTTCCAGGAGCTACCGTGTAGGAATAAGCGATATGTGCAGAGAAATCAACACTGAACCCGATGCATAGGATGATGACGATCATAGATATAGAATCAAGACGTACACCCCAAAATGTCATGTATCCAACAACCCCAACTTCAATGGATGCAATGGCCGCTACTACCCAGATGCAACAAGTAAGACTTGGAATTAGAAGGATTGACACTATAAACATTGCCGCTAAAGCAATGACAAGATTATAAAGAGTTGCTGGTAAAATGGCACTGTACTGgtcaaagaaaacaaaaagggTGTTGTATGGAAATGTCGCATAAGGCGAGGCTTCTGAAACGTCACGTGTTTGCTCCAATAATTCCCTTTCTCTTTCTGTGCTTGAGATATCTTTAGAGAGTAAGATAAACCGTGACGCAATGATTTCTGTGGAATTCTCATCTTCGAACACAATATCTTGTGAGTAATGTGCGTACGCAGCGACCTGCAGAAACTGCTGACGTAATATCGTGATGAACTCAACATTATTACTGTAAGTGATGCTGGCAGTCTGTAGATAAAACAAGTAGTACCGAAGCCATGATTCGGTAAATTCTGACGAATGGATAACATCAAGAGATTCATAGTCTGAAGTAAGTTTTTCGATGTTCGCCTGAACCGTAGTATCAGAATAATCGAGGGGTTCGGTAATTGCCACCATTACACTGGGACCGTACTCGCGGAGATATTGATATTCATATTCGTAGAAATCGTTTACATAAGAGTCGTCGGCAGCTAAATTATTGGGAGCAAGACCCTCTTTTAAGTTCAAGACTCCCCAGATCCCACAAGCCAGATATGTAACATACGAAAGTAATACAACGATTTTAGATATGTTGTGAAGAACCAGAGGTCCAAACCAGGTCTTAAAAAATCGCATGAGCGAGCTTGGAGAAAACTGTATAAGACTTGGAGCATGTTTACCTGACGACTCGTGAGCCGGTCCTCCAGCACACATCACCCTGTAGCAAGGATTTGGCGCTTCATCATCCGGCTTAACTTTCTGAAATGTCAGGCAGTGACGATTAGCCGATTCGCGGTATCCGAACAGTACCATAGCTGCAGCGAAAAAGGTGATTTGAAACATGAAATCAGCAATGACGGCAGTAGCGGCATACGTGCAAAATATTTGAACAGATGGAAAGATAGAAAAGACACCGACAGCGAACGCTAGCCCATCTGTAATGCTGGTGATGGTTATTGACAAGGCAGCCTCGCTAAAAGCTCTGGACATCCGGTCTTCAACGGAGCTGCAAATGTTTGTGTTTCTCCAAGCAGCTAACATAATAAACATATCATCTACTCCAATACctagaaaaaaacattaataactATTAATAGGATAGAGTTGTAGCTTTCATCGTCGTCGTTGTACGGACGCATTGCGTCACGAAACAAGTCGAGTCTACAACCGGAGTTTGGAAGACTATTTTCGGATTATTTTTATTGGGACATCCAGCGTTGTTAAACATTATTGGTATTTGTTATGATAGAGTTGTACATATCTAATCCAATCCTAGGTTTTGGCACTAACAAAGATGGAGCCCTCATTTACACTACAGTCTACTTACTTAGAATAAGAACTGGTAAACATGCCACAACTTCGGTAAATTCTGATCCACAGTAACTTAACAATCCAAATGATGATGCTATTGCAAAAACAGCTGATAGTACACCAGTAAGGCACAGCAGTGGTTTATTCTGAACCCAGTCACGTTTGTTACTCGACAAGACGGCAT
This is a stretch of genomic DNA from Antedon mediterranea chromosome 3, ecAntMedi1.1, whole genome shotgun sequence. It encodes these proteins:
- the LOC140044318 gene encoding patched domain-containing protein 3-like, whose translation is MKRPRLDFIEQNLIKLYAKYGRIIARYPWPFLIIPVLVAIGLGYGISNLTTVSSVEYLYTPVDGQAKVDREILESLFTSDDVNAASVTRLTRTILYSFALISAKEENGNALSTEIFSEILNLHEEITNITITSNGIEYGWEDLCLAVDGECLPLLVIKAFEDDVDNLDNLTITYPLHVDGSGIEYFLGTDVGGVTYQSDSDTQLERAFLVKLNYYLSIDRSVRGATNVWSAAFIDFLQNYQSDLLDIRVYTTRSLDTELAKVIDQIVPVLTIGTSLLIFYAVLSSNKRDWVQNKPLLCLTGVLSAVFAIASSFGLLSYCGSEFTEVVACLPVLILSIGVDDMFIMLAAWRNTNICSSVEDRMSRAFSEAALSITITSITDGLAFAVGVFSIFPSVQIFCTYAATAVIADFMFQITFFAAAMVLFGYRESANRHCLTFQKVKPDDEAPNPCYRVMCAGGPAHESSGKHAPSLIQFSPSSLMRFFKTWFGPLVLHNISKIVVLLSYVTYLACGIWGVLNLKEGLAPNNLAADDSYVNDFYEYEYQYLREYGPSVMVAITEPLDYSDTTVQANIEKLTSDYESLDVIHSSEFTESWLRYYLFYLQTASITYSNNVEFITILRQQFLQVAAYAHYSQDIVFEDENSTEIIASRFILLSKDISSTERERELLEQTRDVSEASPYATFPYNTLFVFFDQYSAILPATLYNLVIALAAMFIVSILLIPSLTCCIWVVAAIASIEVGVVGYMTFWGVRLDSISMIVIILCIGFSVDFSAHIAYSYTVAPGSTKEDRMNNALFLLGMPMLQGAVSTILGVLVLAFSDYYIFRTLFKTLFLVIVFGLYHGLFVMPVLLTMFGPTSSKSTRTKVTRGKTFHSHGVVSALGKRDLSMKKYFNSADQNQQVDNNIEGVQLSDVKLDK